One Triticum dicoccoides isolate Atlit2015 ecotype Zavitan chromosome 5B, WEW_v2.0, whole genome shotgun sequence genomic window carries:
- the LOC119307226 gene encoding pentatricopeptide repeat-containing protein At2g33680-like, which produces MMFSSSPAILPSPHSFAAVFTAAARARSASAGAAAHALACKVPSASSNVFVFTSLLNMYCKLDLVPDARRVFDEMPVRNEFSWAAMVAGYASTKCSEEAFEIFQLMLAECPLQKNEFAATAVLSAVSVPSGLPMGVQLHGLAVKDGLVVFVSVENSLVTMYAKAGCMDAAFHVFASSKERNSITWSAMITGYAQNGNAESAFRMFLQMLAAGFSPTEFTLVGVLNACSDVGALMEGKQTHGLMVKLGLEAQVYVKSALVDMYAKCGCITDAKEGFHQFHELDIVLWTAMVAGHVQNGEHEEALRLYARMDKEGITPTNLTITSVLRACAGLAALEPGKQLHMQILKFGFGLGSSVGSALSTMYSKCGNLDDGMVVFRRMPHKDVIAWNSIISGFSQNGRGNEALDLFEEMKLEGTAPDHITFINVLCACSHMGLVDRGWIYFRSMTTDYGLTPRLDHYACMVDILSRAGMLNEAKDFIESISIDHGTCLWRILLGACRSIRDFDVGAYAGEQLMELGTGDSSAYILLSNIYAAQRKWTDVERVRHLMRSRGVSKDPGCSWVELNSKIHVFVVGEQQHPEAENINTELRRLAKHMKDEGYCPRFKFAWVEELDNLRESHEEDQFELISVVSS; this is translated from the coding sequence ATGATGTTCTCGTCCTCGCCCGCCATCCTCCCGTCCCCGCACTCCTTTGCGGCCGTCTTCACAGCCGCTGCCCGCGCGCGCTCCGcgtccgccggagccgccgcccacgCCCTCGCTTGCAAGGTCCCCTCGGCTAGCTCCAACGTGTTCGTGTTCACCTCTCTGCTCAACATGTACTGCAAGCTGGACCTCGTCCCTGATGCCCGGagggtgttcgacgaaatgccggtGCGGAACGAGTTCTCTTGGGCCGCCATGGTGGCGGGCTATGCTTCCACAAAGTGCTCGGAGGAGGCCTTTGAGATCTTCCAGTTGATGCTTGCAGAGTGCCCGTTGCAGAAAAATGAGTTTGCGGCCACGGCTGTTCTTAGTGCGGTCAGTGTGCCGTCGGGCTTGCCAATGGGGGTGCAGCTGCATGGGTTGGCTGTGAAGGATGGGTTGGTGGTGTTTGTGTCGGTTGAAAACTCGCTTGTCACGATGTATGCAAAGGCTGGGTGTATGGATGCAGCATTCCATGTGTTTGCGTCGTCTAAGGAGAGGAACTCCATCACTTGGTCTGCGATGATCACTGGCTACGCGCAGAATGGGAATGCAGAAAGCGCATTTAGAATGTTCTTACAGATGCTTGCTGCAGGGTTTTCACCAACTGAGTTCACTTTGGTTGGGGTGCTCAATGCTTGTAGTGATGTGGGAGCATTGATGGAAGGAAAGCAGACACATGGTTTGATGGTGAAGCTTGGGCTTGAAGCGCAGGTGTATGTGAAGAGCGCACTGGTGGACATGTATGCCAAATGCGGCTGTATTACTGATGCAAAGGAAGGTTTTCATCAATTTCATGAGCTTGACATTGTCCTTTGGACGGCTATGGTTGCCGGGCATGTGCAGAATGGGGAGCATGAGGAAGCCTTGAGGTTGTATGCCAGGATGGACAAGGAGGGCATCACTCCGACTAACTTGACTATAACCAGTGTTCTTAGAGCATGTGCTGGCCTCGCAGCATTGGAGCCAGGGAAGCAATTGCACATGCAAATACTCAAGTTCGGGTTTGGTTTGGGGTCTTCTGTCGGAAGTGCCTTGTCTACAATGTATTCAAAGTGTGGAAACCTTGACGATGGCATGGTTGTATTCAGAAGGATGCCTCATAAGGATGTTATTGCATGGAACTCGATCATTTCTGGATTTTCTCAGAATGGACGTGGAAATGAAGCACTTGACCTGTTTGAGGAGATGAAGCTAGAGGGCACTGCTCCAGATCATATAACATTCATTAATGTATTATGTGCTTGTAGTCACATGGGCCTAGTTGACAGAGGATGGATTTACTTTAGGTCAATGACCACAGACTATGGTTTAACTCCTAGGCTGGATCATTATGCTTGCATGGTTGATATTCTTAGCCGAGCAGGGATGCTAAATGAAGCAAAAGATTTCATAGAGTCCATTAGTATTGACCATGGAACATGTTTGTGGCGTATATTATTGGGAGCATGTCGCAGTATACGGGATTTTGATGTCGGAGCATATGCAGGTGAGCAGCTGATGGAGTTAGGTACTGGGGACTCCTCTGCATATATATTGTTGTCAAACATCTATGCTGCCCAGAGAAAATGGACTGATGTTGAGCGGGTGAGGCATTTGATGAGATCTAGAGGAGTTAGCAAAGATCCAGGATGCAGCTGGGTTGAGCTTAACAGCAAAATCCATGTGTTTGTTGTTGGGGAGCAGCAACATCCTGAGGCGGAAAATATAAATACAGAGTTGAGAAGGCTCGCTAAACACATGAAGGACGAAGGGTACTGTCCAAGATTTAAATTTGCATGGGTTGAAGAACTGGATAATTTGAGAGAATCTCATGAAGAAGATCAATTCGAGTTGATATCGGTAGTTTCTAGCTGA